A DNA window from Zingiber officinale cultivar Zhangliang chromosome 3A, Zo_v1.1, whole genome shotgun sequence contains the following coding sequences:
- the LOC122051643 gene encoding flap endonuclease 1-like produces the protein MNDPSQALNRSYGIWPPPHPPSEDPMGFANPVRLPPPFAAPGGIMHSRMNWNAKKDADKRKMATGGAVAGVAPMGGGLAPLCGGGVSGYKPPSLNELQFQNRVKARRFCQKKKFPRFAPFAPRNTTSFIIRAKKFGGIASQVSPYPVTPAVLPTPKFSPTREVLTDMVKEEWGVDGYGSMKGRIRLRSPRGGYEIRPGGSGEDDMEDDEGSSESDVEEHLEVERRLDHDVSRFEMVYPRDQHVLQSEADLLESRVDDQDARIARLEEENLTLKERLFLVEREMGELRRRLHLLQPHSGLLEREVSSNNNDNANNHNKNNNNNSDSSNNDVIEECSAGSSGNPTLDCGERSKKV, from the coding sequence ATGAACGACCCATCGCAGGCGTTGAACCGAAGCTACGGGATCTGGCCTCCCCCGCATCCCCCGTCCGAGGATCCGATGGGGTTCGCGAACCCCGTCAGGCTTCCTCCGCCCTTCGCCGCACCTGGGGGAATCATGCACAGCCGAATGAACTGGAATGCCAAGAAAGACGCCGACAAGCGCAAGATGGCGACGGGCGGCGCCGTTGCAGGAGTGGCCCCTATGGGTGGTGGATTGGCCCCACTCTGCGGCGGAGGCGTCTCcggctataaacctccgagcCTCAACGAGCTCCAGTTCCAGAACCGCGTCAAGGCCCGCAGGTTCTGCCAAAAGAAGAAATTTCCACGCTTCGCCCCCTTCGCCCCCCGCAACACGACCTCCTTCATTATCCGCGCCAAGAAGTTCGGCGGGATCGCGTCGCAGGTATCGCCGTACCCCGTCACACCCGCGGTCCTCCCGACACCCAAGTTTTCTCCGACTCGCGAGGTCCTGACCGACATGGTCAAGGAGGAATGGGGCGTCGACGGCTACGGCTCCATGAAGGGGCGGATCCGCCTCCGATCGCCGAGGGGCGGCTACGAGATCCGTCCGGGCGGCAGCGGGGAGGACGACATGGAGGACGATGAAGGGTCGAGCGAGAGCGACGTGGAGGAGCACCTGGAAGTGGAACGGCGGCTGGACCACGACGTCAGCCGGTTCGAGATGGTGTATCCACGGGACCAGCACGTCCTGCAGTCGGAAGCGGACCTGCTCGAGAGCAGGGTGGATGACCAGGACGCGCGCATCGCGAGGCTGGAGGAGGAGAACCTGACGCTAAAGGAGAGACTTTTCCTGGTGGAGAGGGAGATGGGCGAACTGAGGCGGCGTCTGCACTTGCTCCAGCCTCACAGCGGCCTCCTCGAGAGGGAGGTGAGCAGTAACAACAACGACAATGCCAACAACCACAacaagaacaacaacaacaacagcgaCAGTAGCAACAACGACGTCATCGAGGAGTGCTCCGCCGGGAGCAGTGGCAATCCCACACTGGACTGCGGTGAGAGGAGCAAGAAGGTGTAG